One window from the genome of Pseudomonas sp. L5B5 encodes:
- the sutA gene encoding transcriptional regulator SutA: MSDDDLENDDLEVGEEDDTEEGLEAAAEDVAEDDGSDVPAPTAKGKSKAAVSVDELPSVEAKNKERDALARAMEEFLARGGKVQEVEANVVADPPKKPDNKYGSRPI; this comes from the coding sequence ATGAGCGACGATGATCTGGAAAACGACGACCTCGAAGTAGGTGAAGAAGACGACACCGAAGAGGGTCTTGAAGCGGCCGCCGAAGATGTGGCGGAAGACGATGGCAGTGATGTTCCTGCTCCGACCGCCAAAGGCAAGTCCAAGGCCGCTGTCTCGGTAGACGAGCTGCCGAGTGTCGAAGCCAAGAACAAGGAGCGTGATGCACTGGCGCGTGCCATGGAAGAGTTCCTGGCCCGTGGCGGAAAAGTGCAGGAAGTCGAGGCCAATGTGGTCGCCGATCCGCCCAAGAAGCCTGATAACAAGTACGGCAGCCGGCCTATCTGA
- a CDS encoding HAD family hydrolase: MTIKLITFDLDDTLWDTAPVIVSAEATLRQWLAEHAPNLGGVPVEHLWAIRTQVLEREPELRHRISALRRRVLFHALQEAGYEHAQASQLAEESFEVFLHARHQLDIFPEVQPTLEALANHFALGVVTNGNADVRRLGLADYFQFALCAEDIGIAKPDARLFQEALQRGGASADTAVHIGDHPGDDIAGAQQAGLRAIWFNPGGKSWEAERAPDAEIRSLTELPALLGRWRSL; the protein is encoded by the coding sequence ATGACCATCAAGCTGATCACCTTCGACCTCGACGACACGCTGTGGGATACCGCTCCGGTGATCGTCAGCGCCGAGGCCACCCTGCGCCAGTGGCTGGCCGAGCACGCACCAAACCTGGGCGGCGTGCCGGTGGAGCACCTGTGGGCCATCCGCACGCAGGTGCTGGAACGCGAGCCGGAGCTCAGGCACAGGATCAGCGCCCTGCGCCGGCGAGTGCTGTTCCATGCCCTGCAAGAGGCTGGTTATGAGCATGCCCAGGCCAGCCAACTGGCCGAAGAAAGCTTCGAGGTGTTCCTGCACGCCCGGCACCAGCTGGATATCTTCCCCGAGGTGCAACCGACCCTGGAGGCCCTGGCCAATCACTTCGCCCTGGGGGTGGTCACCAACGGCAATGCCGACGTGCGCCGCCTGGGCCTGGCGGACTATTTCCAGTTCGCCCTGTGTGCCGAGGACATCGGCATCGCCAAGCCCGATGCCCGGCTGTTCCAGGAAGCCCTGCAACGCGGTGGGGCCAGCGCCGACACCGCGGTGCATATCGGCGACCATCCGGGTGATGACATTGCCGGCGCCCAGCAGGCCGGCTTGCGCGCTATCTGGTTCAATCCGGGAGGCAAATCCTGGGAGGCCGAGCGCGCGCCCGATGCCGAGATTCGCAGCCTGACCGAACTGCCCGCGCTGCTGGGGCGCTGGAGGTCCCTCTAG